The genomic segment AGAAAGAAATTTAAGAGCCGTCTATCGGCTGAAAAAAAAGAAGTAACAATTCCGTCGTTCCTGCGAACGTAGGATGTAATTTAATGAATGAGACAAATGTCGGAATATGTCCGGCATGACGTGAACAATACTATCGAATTAGAATTTATGGAAGAACAAAAACAAGATAAGCAAACCTCAAAACCGTCAAGGAAGTTTCCGAAACCGAAGAAGAATCGTCCGACGATGCCTCAACGACCGGATGATGATTTCAATTGGAACCGAGTTGTCCGTGTTGTGTTGAGTTGGTCGGCAATCATTCTCGGCGTCTTCATCATCATGACGCTTTTTCGCGCTACCGAAGAGCAGGAAACCGATATCGGATTTAACCAGTATCAGGAATTGCTTCGCGCAGGGAAAATCAAAGAAGCAACTATCAAAAAGACTGACATAGAAAATTTCGATTTTCATGGCATCCTCAAAACACCGGAAGAATTTCAGTCCACTTCCGGCAAAAAAGTGATGGTGGAAAAATTCCATGTTACCCTTCCGTTCGTTGATGGAACTGTAATCAACGAATGGAATCAGATGGAATTGAAATTTAATATCGTGAAAGAAGATAACACGTGGATGAGCGCGTTGATAAGCGCCCTCCCTTGGATTCTGATTCTCGCCGTCTGGCTAATCTTCATGCGAAGAATGCAAGGTGTCGGAACGAAAGGTATTTTTTCCTTTGGAAAAAGCCGCGCAAAATTAATGACCGAAGCCTCTCCCAAAGTTACCTTTGCCGATGTTGCAGGGGCAGATGAAGCAAAATATGAGTTACAGGAAATCATCGAATTCCTGAAAGAACCATCAAAGTTTCAACGCCTTGGTGGAAAAATTCCCCGCGGTGTATTATTACTTGGTCCTCCCGGAACAGGAAAGACTTTACTCGCACGTGCAGTCGCTGGCGAAGCGGGCGTCCCCTTCTTCTCCATCTCCGGCGCTGATTTCGTTGAAATGTTTGTCGGTGTCGGTGCAAGTCGTGTTCGCGATTTATTCGAGACAGGAAAAAAGAACGCGCCTGCAATTATTTTCATTGATGAAATTGACGCAGTCGGTCGTCATCGCGGCTCAGGACTCGGCGGCGGACATGACGAACGTGAACAAACATTAAACGCACTGCTTGTAGAGATGGATGGATTTGACCAAAACAGTGGCGTCATTATCATCGCCGCAACAAACCGTCCCGACGTACTTGACCCGGCGTTGTTACGTCCCGGAAGATTTGACCGACAAGTTGTCGTTGACCGTCCTGACGTAAAAGGACGTGAAGGAATCTTCAAAGTTCACACACGACAAATTCCTCTTTCTCCCGATGTTTCATTAGAAACATTGGCAAAAGGAACTCCCGGTCTTTCCGGGGCAGATA from the Ignavibacteriota bacterium genome contains:
- a CDS encoding ATP-dependent metallopeptidase FtsH/Yme1/Tma family protein — translated: MPQRPDDDFNWNRVVRVVLSWSAIILGVFIIMTLFRATEEQETDIGFNQYQELLRAGKIKEATIKKTDIENFDFHGILKTPEEFQSTSGKKVMVEKFHVTLPFVDGTVINEWNQMELKFNIVKEDNTWMSALISALPWILILAVWLIFMRRMQGVGTKGIFSFGKSRAKLMTEASPKVTFADVAGADEAKYELQEIIEFLKEPSKFQRLGGKIPRGVLLLGPPGTGKTLLARAVAGEAGVPFFSISGADFVEMFVGVGASRVRDLFETGKKNAPAIIFIDEIDAVGRHRGSGLGGGHDEREQTLNALLVEMDGFDQNSGVIIIAATNRPDVLDPALLRPGRFDRQVVVDRPDVKGREGIFKVHTRQIPLSPDVSLETLAKGTPGLSGADIANLVNEAALLAARRNEKFVSMHHFEEAKDKVMMGVERKSLIITDEEKKITSYHECGHVLVARKIPQADPVHKVTIIPRGRALGVTTYLPIDEKHTYSKEYLEAMIAYALGGRAAEKLVFNQFTTGAGNDIERASNIARKMVCEWGMSEKLGPLAYGAKEEELFLGREITRSQNYSEDTAVAIDEEVKRIIMHGMERAETILAENMETLHRISAALLERETLDGDEIDILIAGGELPPSLRKNGQSNTATPEATTSSQESTT